A single window of Pseudarthrobacter defluvii DNA harbors:
- a CDS encoding glycerophosphodiester phosphodiesterase: MTLPFFEHPDDAGRQLPIAMAHRGFSAEGLENSMAAFRAGIELGYRYLETDVHTTSDGVLLLFHDETLDRVTDGNGRVAELPAAEVAKARISGREPIPTFDELVTELPDARLNLDVKDWGSVRATADAIERHQAHHRVLVTSFSDRRRRAVLKLLSQPVASSAGVASNALFTLLGPVLPRAVFRRLMRRVLRDVHALQVPVRYGRVPVVTAGFIRRAHDLDLVVHVWTINEVAEMHRLLHLGVDGIVTDRADLLRDVLQSRGQWRHAPGSEDPASWTSG; the protein is encoded by the coding sequence GTGACCCTGCCCTTCTTCGAGCACCCGGACGACGCCGGGCGGCAGCTTCCCATCGCCATGGCCCACCGCGGTTTCTCAGCCGAGGGGCTGGAAAACTCCATGGCCGCGTTCCGCGCCGGTATCGAGCTCGGCTACCGGTACCTCGAAACGGACGTCCACACCACGTCCGACGGCGTGCTGCTGCTCTTCCATGATGAAACCCTGGACCGGGTCACAGACGGCAACGGCCGGGTGGCGGAACTGCCCGCCGCGGAGGTGGCAAAGGCACGGATCAGCGGCCGCGAGCCCATCCCGACTTTCGACGAGCTGGTCACCGAGCTTCCCGATGCCCGCCTGAACCTGGACGTCAAGGACTGGGGTTCGGTCCGCGCCACCGCGGACGCGATCGAGCGGCACCAGGCGCACCACCGCGTGCTGGTAACCAGTTTTTCGGACCGCCGACGGCGGGCGGTGCTGAAGCTGCTCAGCCAACCGGTGGCTTCGTCCGCCGGAGTGGCCTCGAACGCCCTTTTCACCCTGCTGGGCCCGGTACTTCCACGCGCGGTGTTCCGGCGGCTCATGCGCCGCGTCCTCCGGGACGTGCACGCACTACAGGTACCCGTCCGTTATGGACGGGTACCTGTAGTCACCGCCGGCTTCATCCGCCGGGCGCACGACCTGGACCTTGTGGTGCACGTATGGACCATCAACGAGGTGGCGGAGATGCACCGGCTCCTCCACCTTGGCGTGGACGGCATCGTCACGGACCGGGCGGACCTGCTCCGTGACGTGCTGCAGTCGCGCGGCCAGTGGCGGCATGCGCCCGGCTCAGAAGACCCAGCCTCCTGGACTTCGGGCTGA
- a CDS encoding HAD family hydrolase: protein MRLVASDIDGTILGHDGKISPRTVRAFHACREAGVELVFVTGRPPRWLHPLEEQLGHAGRVICSNGAVVWDLEADRLVSARTLAIDTALEVRSIIKKLRPAALFAAETLTGFHLEPGFIENESSELLAEFTPAPLKDTLTTNDSVVKFLAIVRDGTPDDFLAEVAPAVEHLAAATHSSPGVAMLELSLPGVNKAVTLAEYASALGIDAADVVAFGDMPNDIEMLRWAGHGYAMASGHPEAIRAAGQQAPHFDDDGVAQVLEARLASLGVQFS, encoded by the coding sequence ATGCGGCTGGTTGCAAGTGATATCGACGGAACAATTCTCGGGCATGACGGAAAAATCAGCCCCCGCACCGTCCGCGCCTTCCATGCCTGCCGGGAGGCCGGCGTCGAACTCGTCTTTGTCACCGGCCGGCCGCCGCGGTGGCTGCACCCCCTCGAAGAGCAGCTGGGCCACGCCGGCCGGGTGATCTGCTCAAACGGTGCCGTGGTCTGGGACCTGGAGGCGGACCGCCTGGTCTCCGCCCGCACCCTGGCCATCGATACTGCCCTGGAAGTCCGCAGCATCATCAAGAAGCTCCGGCCAGCCGCGCTGTTCGCCGCCGAAACACTGACGGGATTCCATCTTGAACCCGGCTTCATCGAGAACGAATCCAGCGAGCTGCTCGCCGAATTCACCCCCGCACCGCTAAAAGACACCCTGACAACCAATGACTCCGTGGTGAAGTTCCTGGCGATCGTCCGCGACGGCACGCCGGATGACTTCCTCGCCGAGGTGGCTCCCGCCGTCGAGCACCTGGCCGCAGCCACCCATTCCTCGCCCGGCGTCGCGATGCTGGAACTGTCCCTGCCCGGGGTGAACAAGGCCGTCACCCTGGCTGAGTACGCGTCCGCCCTGGGCATCGACGCCGCAGACGTGGTGGCCTTCGGGGACATGCCCAACGACATCGAGATGCTTCGCTGGGCCGGGCACGGCTACGCAATGGCCAGCGGCCACCCGGAGGCCATCCGGGCGGCAGGGCAGCAGGCTCCGCATTTTGACGACGACGGCGTGGCCCAGGTCCTGGAGGCGCGGCTCGCTTCCCTGGGCGTCCAGTTTTCCTGA
- a CDS encoding LexA family protein, whose translation MGVIIGPRVIDAGASLFSVLISPVAVAAGFPSPAQDYFDGRIDLNAHLIKDITSTFVVRVTGDSMEGAGISDGDELIVNRALEPRDGCVVIAVLDGELTVKRLRLTSTGVVLQAENPKYPDIRVPALSELTIWGVATRCLHHV comes from the coding sequence GTGGGCGTTATTATCGGTCCCCGCGTGATAGATGCGGGCGCCTCGTTATTCTCCGTGCTGATCTCCCCCGTGGCGGTGGCGGCAGGCTTTCCGTCGCCCGCACAGGACTACTTCGACGGCCGGATCGACCTCAACGCACACCTGATCAAGGACATCACCAGCACCTTCGTCGTCAGGGTGACCGGTGACTCCATGGAAGGGGCCGGCATCAGCGATGGCGATGAACTGATCGTCAACCGGGCGCTGGAGCCCAGGGACGGGTGCGTGGTGATCGCGGTCCTGGACGGGGAACTGACGGTGAAACGCCTCCGCCTCACCTCCACCGGTGTGGTGCTCCAGGCGGAGAACCCCAAGTACCCTGACATCCGGGTCCCCGCGCTGTCCGAGCTGACCATCTGGGGCGTCGCCACCAGATGCCTGCACCATGTTTGA
- a CDS encoding Y-family DNA polymerase, with protein sequence MRRMPQIAHVDVNCFYASAERAFDPSLQGRPLVVLSNNDGCAVTRSPEAKALGIATGEPWFKLAPRAKEWGLVAKSSNYELYGDISARVMELLGRYSAWLEVYSIDEAFLGVKGGPGELLALGYRVKEAVRRHVGVPVCVGIAPTKTLAKLCNKWAKNNPAFGGVCLWESVPAEVREGLMARLPVDEIWGIAGRLTKRLNVLGIFTVKDLVGADPVLIRDRFSVVLMRTVLELRGTSCIPMEEERIGRDQLIFSRSFATPVTTAAGLREVLSIYAQQASARLAKHGLQAKILTAFAATSPFRDNEQAHPSVCVSLPMPTADPLLLTKAAHALLPHVREGLKYAKAGLMLTDLRPTGNQPPLELFENRHEERGIGPLLEDVSRRFGRGTIGLGHAGIKSGLDWTMKRDMRSPRYTTHWDELPLVKAA encoded by the coding sequence ATGCGGCGGATGCCGCAGATTGCGCACGTGGACGTTAATTGTTTTTATGCCTCCGCCGAGCGCGCGTTCGACCCCTCCCTGCAAGGGCGCCCGCTGGTGGTGCTGTCCAACAACGACGGGTGCGCGGTGACCCGCTCCCCTGAGGCCAAGGCGTTGGGCATCGCCACCGGTGAGCCCTGGTTCAAGCTCGCGCCGCGGGCCAAGGAGTGGGGCCTGGTGGCAAAATCCAGCAACTATGAGCTGTACGGGGACATCAGCGCCCGGGTGATGGAGCTGCTGGGCAGGTACTCGGCCTGGCTGGAGGTGTACAGCATTGACGAGGCATTCCTGGGCGTGAAGGGCGGACCGGGAGAGTTGTTGGCCTTGGGCTACAGGGTGAAAGAGGCAGTCCGGCGGCATGTGGGCGTTCCCGTGTGCGTGGGCATCGCACCCACCAAGACCCTGGCAAAACTGTGCAACAAGTGGGCCAAGAACAATCCCGCCTTCGGCGGAGTCTGCCTGTGGGAGTCCGTTCCAGCGGAGGTGCGGGAGGGTTTGATGGCCCGGCTGCCGGTGGACGAGATCTGGGGCATTGCCGGGCGGCTGACAAAGCGGCTGAATGTGCTGGGGATCTTCACTGTCAAGGACCTTGTTGGGGCGGACCCCGTGTTGATCCGTGACAGGTTCTCCGTGGTGCTGATGCGGACCGTCCTGGAACTGCGGGGCACCTCGTGCATCCCCATGGAAGAGGAGCGCATTGGACGCGACCAGCTGATCTTTTCCCGCTCCTTCGCCACCCCTGTAACCACTGCCGCCGGCCTCCGGGAGGTGCTCAGCATTTACGCCCAGCAGGCGAGCGCCCGGCTCGCAAAGCACGGACTGCAGGCGAAGATCCTGACGGCTTTCGCGGCCACTTCGCCGTTCAGGGACAACGAACAGGCCCACCCTTCGGTGTGCGTCTCGTTGCCCATGCCCACGGCGGACCCGCTGCTGCTCACCAAAGCCGCGCACGCGCTGTTGCCCCATGTCCGCGAAGGGCTCAAGTACGCCAAGGCAGGCCTGATGCTCACCGACCTGCGGCCCACCGGAAACCAGCCTCCGCTGGAGCTGTTCGAGAACCGGCATGAGGAACGCGGCATCGGGCCCCTGCTGGAGGACGTGAGCCGGCGCTTCGGGCGCGGCACCATCGGGCTGGGGCACGCGGGGATCAAGTCCGGCCTGGACTGGACCATGAAACGCGACATGCGCTCGCCCCGGTACACCACACATTGGGACGAACTCCCCCTGGTGAAGGCGGCCTGA
- a CDS encoding lmo0937 family membrane protein yields the protein MLLWIAIIIAVLWLLGLLANIGGGLIHILLVIAVVVLIFHFVTGRRRV from the coding sequence ATGTTGCTCTGGATCGCCATTATCATCGCTGTTCTCTGGCTTCTCGGACTGCTCGCAAACATCGGCGGCGGCCTCATCCATATTCTTTTGGTCATCGCAGTCGTCGTCCTGATCTTCCACTTCGTCACAGGCAGGCGGCGCGTCTAG